GGGTTGTGGATGTGGATGAGGTTAAGAAGGTGAAGCTTGGCCTCAAGGGCCGCGGCCTTGGAAAGTTCAGGGACGGTATCCTTGTTTACATAACACCCACAAAGGTCCCAAGGCTGATAGGCAAGAGGGGATCAATGATAAACATGGTCAAGGAGAAGACCAAATGCGATATCGTTGTGGGACAGAACGGTGTTGTCTGGATAAAGGGTGAAGCCGGCATGGAGAGGATAGCTGAGAAGGTAATCCTGATGATAGACCGTGAGGCCCACACCTCAGGACTCACTGACCGTGTGAGGGAACTCCTAGACAGACTTACAGGAGTTGAACCTGATATTCAGGTTGAGGAGTCTGAAGGGACAGAAAAACCTGAAATCCCTGAGTCTGAGGATTTTGAGGAAGGATCTGATGAGTCTGAGGATGTGGTGGTGTCTCCGGAGTCTGAGGATTTTGAGGAAGGATCTGATGAGTCTGAGGACCTTGAAGTGGAACCTGAGAATGTGAAAGTGGATTCTCCGGGGTCTGAAAGCATGGAAGAAGGAACAGACACCCCCGACGCTGAAGAGGGTGATGGAGAAGCCGGGGATGCAGAAGTTAAGGATGAGAATAATTCCGAGAGGTGATTACTATCATCACACAGGATCAGTTGAAGACCTCCCCCAGTGTCAGGGAGGATGGAAGGGCATTTGATGAACTCAGGCCCTTAAAAATTGAGGCAGGAATACTTGAAAGGGCAGATGGTTCATCCTATCTTGAATTTGGCGGTAACAAAATACTGGTGGCTGTATACGGACCAAGGGAGGCTCAGATAAGAAAGTTACAGAGACCTGACAGGGCCGTTATAAGGTGCAGGTACAATATGGCACCATTCTCAGTTGAGGAGCGAAAGAGACCTGGCCCTGACAGGCGTTCTGTTGAGATCTCCAAGATAACTGCAGAGGCCCTCAGACCGGCACTGATACTTGAAAAGTTT
This genomic interval from Methanothermobacter thermautotrophicus contains the following:
- the rrp4 gene encoding exosome complex RNA-binding protein Rrp4, translated to MLLVNEKDLVVPGQVLAENEYYPGRGTFKEDNRICSSFVGLVSVRNKKINVIPLQSKYIPKRGDVVIGEITDIRFSMWGLDINSPYTGLLPASEVFGKDKRELESVFDIGDVLLLRVVDVDEVKKVKLGLKGRGLGKFRDGILVYITPTKVPRLIGKRGSMINMVKEKTKCDIVVGQNGVVWIKGEAGMERIAEKVILMIDREAHTSGLTDRVRELLDRLTGVEPDIQVEESEGTEKPEIPESEDFEEGSDESEDVVVSPESEDFEEGSDESEDLEVEPENVKVDSPGSESMEEGTDTPDAEEGDGEAGDAEVKDENNSER